The Streptomyces sp. NBC_00102 genome segment GGGACGAGGCCGCTGATCAGGTTGAACAGCGAGGTCTTGCCGGCCCCGTTGGGGCCGATGAAGGCGAGGAACTCGCCCTCGCGGACGTCGAGGGTGACGTCCTGGAGGATGGTGGCGCCGCCGACGGTCCAGCCGACGGACTCCAGAGCGAGGACGGTGGCGCCGGGCGCTCGGGCGCCCGGCCCGTCCTCGGGGTTGTGGAGTGCTGCGGTCATGGATCAGCCCGCCAGCGGCTTGACGGGAGGAACGACGTCGCCCATCGGGAGCTTCTTGATCAGCTCGGGCACCGCGGTGGCGCCGCTGCCCTTGAGCTTCGCCTGGAACATCGGCTGGAGCATGGCGTGGTCCTCCGCGCGGATCCGCTGCTCGCCCTTGACGCCCTCGAACGTCCAGCCCTCCAGGGCCTTCACCATGGCGTCCACGTCGCCGCCGCCCTCCTCGACCGCGCGCACGATCATCTGCGCGGCGCTGAAGCCGTCCGGCGTGAACAGGTCGGGGGTGCCGCCCGCCTTCTCGACCGAGGCGGTCATGGCCTTCTCGGCTTCGGTGCCGGCCGCGCCCGCGAAGTAGTGGGCGAGGAAGGTGATCTTCTCGCCGCCTGAACCGAAGACGGGGTACGAGGCGGTGCCCGCGAGCCCGGTGGTGACGGTGGACGCGGCGAGGACCCCCTGCTGGTCGAGCGCCGTCCACAGCGCGGGAGCGGTGGCTCCGGCCCAGGCGACGAAGACCAGGTCGGGCCCTGCGGACTTGACCTGGCGGGCGAACGGGGTCAGGTCGGTGGCGCTCGGCGGTGCGAGCACCGACGACACCTGGGCGCCCTCGCCGCCGAGGACGGCCTTGACCGCGGCCACGTTGGCCTGGCCGAAGGTGGAGTCCTGGGCGAGGACGGTGACCTTCTTTCCCTTGGCGTCGCCGAGCATCGCCGCGGCGGTCAGGGTGTCCTGGTAGGACTGGCGGCCGGACCGGAAGGTGTACCTGTTGATGCCGGTGACCGCGTCGGTGGCGGCAGGGCCGTCGATGAAGAGCACCTTGTTCTGGGCGGCGAGCGGGGCCATCTGGAGGGCGATGCCGGAGTCGGTGGAGCCTGCGATGATCTTGGCGCCCTTGCCGATGAGGTCCTTGCCCGCGGCGACCGCCTTGGAGGCGTCGCCCGCGTCGTCGCGTTCGGTCACCTCGATGGTCCGGCCGCCGGCCTTGCCGGTGCCCTGGGTGGCGTACTCCAGTCCGGCCCTGAACCCCTCGATGTACTGCTTGCCGTAGGCGGCGAGCGGACCGGTCTTGGAGTAGACGAGGCCGACCTGGACGGTCTTGGCTCCGCCGGAGTCCGAGGCGTCGGAACCAGCCGTGCCCGCCTGGGCGCAGCCCGAGGCGAGGAGCGCGGAGAGCGCGAGGGCGGAGAGGGCGGTGAGGGTTCTTGTGCGGCGGGGGTGGGCTGAGTTGACGGACATCGGCCGGCTCCTGGGGAGTGGGGGCCGCACCGG includes the following:
- a CDS encoding substrate-binding domain-containing protein, whose product is MSVNSAHPRRTRTLTALSALALSALLASGCAQAGTAGSDASDSGGAKTVQVGLVYSKTGPLAAYGKQYIEGFRAGLEYATQGTGKAGGRTIEVTERDDAGDASKAVAAGKDLIGKGAKIIAGSTDSGIALQMAPLAAQNKVLFIDGPAATDAVTGINRYTFRSGRQSYQDTLTAAAMLGDAKGKKVTVLAQDSTFGQANVAAVKAVLGGEGAQVSSVLAPPSATDLTPFARQVKSAGPDLVFVAWAGATAPALWTALDQQGVLAASTVTTGLAGTASYPVFGSGGEKITFLAHYFAGAAGTEAEKAMTASVEKAGGTPDLFTPDGFSAAQMIVRAVEEGGGDVDAMVKALEGWTFEGVKGEQRIRAEDHAMLQPMFQAKLKGSGATAVPELIKKLPMGDVVPPVKPLAG